From a single Salvelinus sp. IW2-2015 linkage group LG22, ASM291031v2, whole genome shotgun sequence genomic region:
- the LOC111949393 gene encoding zona pellucida-like domain-containing protein 1 produces MECLCLILLLMGRTTSVLAQFNGYNCDANYHSRFPAERDISVYCGVQTMTLKINFCPVLFSGYTVADLALNGRHGDTHCRGFINNNTFPTVVLFSISLSTLEACGNSLVVTTAYGANAYRNMSLVQIGNISGYIDTPDPPSIISYLPGLLYKFSCSYPLEYLVNNSQLASSSAAISVKDSNGTFVSTLSMILYNDSTYNQQLSIPMAGLALKTRVFAAVKATNLDKRWNILMDYCYTTPSGNPNDELRYDLFFGCYKDPQTTVFENGKSQMGRFAFEVFRFVKHRHQKMSTVFLHCVTKLCRVDDCVLLMPICGRRRRRDIEESLESRPSSGDAILTAGPIITRIDETPTNNSQLASSSGPSLPLNPVTSALLSGVVILGVFSLGFFLLSLRLLRRPPLPTATPSEAWNPGFK; encoded by the exons ATGGAGTGCTTATGTTTGATCCTCCTGCTGATGGGTAGGACCACTTCAGTCTTGGCACAGTTTAATGGATACAACTGTGATGCCAACTACCACAGTAGGTTTCCTG CGGAGCGTGACATCAGTGTGTACTGCGGGGTTCAGACCATGACCTTGAAGATTAACTTCTGCCCAGTGCTGTTCTCCGGCTACACAGTTGCAGATCTTGCGCTCAACGGTCGCCATGGCGATACCCACTGCCGGGGCTTCATCAATAACAACACGTTCCCTACGGTAGTACTGTTCAGCATCAGCCTCAGCACACTGGAGGCMTGCGGCAACAGCCTGGTG GTGACAACAGCCTATGGGGCTAATGCCTACAGGAACATGTCACTGGTACAGATTGGGAATATCTCAGGGTACATTGACACTCCAGACCCGCCATCCATCATCAGCTATCTGCCCGGCCTGCTGTACAAATTCAGCTGCAGCTACCCTCTGGAATACCTGGTCAACAACTCACAGCTGGCATC ATCATCTGCTGCAATATCAGTGAAGGACAGCAACGGTACCTTTGTGAGCACATTGAGTATGATCCTTTACAAT GACTCAACCTACAACCAACAACTCTCTATCCCAATGGCCGGACTGGCTTTGAAAACCAGAGTGTTTGCTGCAGTGAAAGCCACAAACCTGGACAAACG ATGGAATATCTTGATGGACTACTGTTACACCACTCCCTCAGGGAATCCCAATGATGAACTGCGCTATGACCTTTTCTTTGG CTGCTATAAAGACCCACAGACCACTGTTTTTGAGAATGGGAAGAGTCAAATGGGTCGTTTTGCCTTCGAAGTGTTCCGTTTCGTCAAACACAGACACCAGAAGATGTCCACTGTGTTTCTGCACTGTGTCACCAAGCTGTGTCGGGTAGATGACTGTGTCCTGCTCATGCCG ATCTGTGGGCGTCGGCGTAGGAGAGATATAGAAGAGAGCCTGGAGTCTCGGCCGTCGTCTGGGGATGCCATCCTCACCGCTGGACCCATCATCACCAGGATTG ATGAAACTCCAACAAATAACTCACAACTTG CTTCATCGAGTGGCCCCTCCCTGCCGTTGAACCCAGTGACCAGTGCTCTGCTGTCGGGTGTGGTCATTCTGGGAGTGTTCAGTCTGGGCTTCTTCCTGCTCTCGCTCCGCCTCCTCCGCAGACCCCCCCTCCCTACAGCCACACCCTCAGAAGCATGGAACCCGGGCTTCAAATAA